A section of the Humulus lupulus chromosome 2, drHumLupu1.1, whole genome shotgun sequence genome encodes:
- the LOC133815087 gene encoding uncharacterized protein LOC133815087 — translation MGFSSLNGRDDESKKRGGGALGTKKDVKVIEILSLTCFPLCQAEVELCGGEAFILNQLHNGPRSVDNIKKIRERNRELNKFLTMEELFWKQRAQTKWLAHGDCNTKFFQRKACSRKKRNEIKGLENSRGVWCEELRDITTIVEYYFSNHFSSNGVDATAVEMTTSNMVTVMSDELNRDLMKPFDKDEIQKASKAPKSNGLHAIFYPKNLGHCEQGRGLGLFECAQQWDGDGDLNKTNMVLIPKVTSPCNILEFRSISLCNVIYKVISKAIANRFKLALSLLVWFCLYMSWNRFNNL, via the exons ATGGGCTTTAGTTCATTGAATGGTAGGGACGATGAGTCAAAGAAAAGGGGTGGGGGAGCGCTTGGAACAAAGAAGGATGTTAAG GTCATAGAGATATTATCCTTGACCTGTTTCCCTCTGTGTCAGGCTGAGGTGGAGTTGTGCGGAGGAGAGGCTTTCATTTTGAACCAG CTGCATAATGGTCCTCGCTCAGTGgataatattaagaaaattagGGAGCGtaacagagaattgaacaagtttcTAACCATGGAAGAATTGTTCTGGAAACAACGTGCGCAGACTAAGTGGTTAGCTCATGGTGATTGTAATACAAAGTTCTTTCAAAGGAAAGCATGCTCAAGGAAGAAAAGGAATGAGATCAAGGGGTTAGAGAATTCACGTGGGGTTTGGTGTGAAGAGTTGAGAGATATTACTACTATTGTTGAATATTATTTCTCGAATCATTTTAGCTCTAATGGGGTTGATGCTACTGCGGTGGAGATGACCACGTCCAATATGGTTACGGTAATGTCGGATGAACTCAATAGGGATTTGATGAAGCCTTTTGATAAAGATGAGATCCAAAAGGCATCCAAGGCTCCGAAATCAAATGGTTTACATGCCATTTTTTATCCAAAAAATTTGGGCCACTGTGAGCAAGGACGTGGTCTAGGTTTATTTGAATGTGCTCAACAATGGGATGGGGATGGGGATCTGAATAAAACAAATATGGTGCTTATTCCTAAAGTCACTAGCCCTTGTAATATTTTGGAGTTTAGATCGATAAGCTTGTGCAACGTAATTTACAAGGTAATTAGTAAAGCTATTGCTAATCGGTTTAAACTTGCACTCTCATTGCTAGTATGGTTTTGTCTCTATATGAGTTGGAATAGGTTTAATAACTTGTAG